In Burkholderia sp. NRF60-BP8, a single window of DNA contains:
- a CDS encoding penicillin-binding protein 1A, which produces MPIIKRPPSSSDRNEPHYTLRRSPSGAYYPDDDRDDGRRAQPRSGGDGGRRRTFGSRVALWFVGLFATLAVVGALIVGYALVVMAPQLPSLDALTNYQPKVPLRVFTADHVLIGEFGEERRSLVRFQDIPDVMKKAVLAIEDYRFYEHGGVDFLGILRAGVADLMHGGARQGASTITMQVARNFFLSSEKTYTRKIYEMLLAYKIEKALTKDQILELYMNQIYLGQRSYGFAAAARVYFGKDLKDITLAEAAMLAGLPKAPSAYNPVVNPKRAKVRQEYILKRMLDIGYITQPQYDEAIKEEIHVRTPGNQYAVHGEYVAEMVRQMMYEQYKDETYTRGLTVTTTINSADQEAAYQAVRRGILDYERRHGYRGPEASINLPPAGDERDEAIDDALADHPDNGDLQSAVVLSASPNAVEVQFVGGATTTIGPAGLRFVSAALGPRANNTLRIKPGSVVRVLKDGKTGWQVVQLPQVEGALVAIAPQDGAIRSLVGGFDFNKSKFNHVTQAWRQPGSSFKPFIYSASLDKGLGPATMINDAPLYFPPSVPGGTAWEPKDDDQPDGPMTMRTGLQRSKNLVSIRILASIGTQYAQQYVTQRFGFDPAKTPPYLPMALGAGLVTPLQLATGYAVFANGGYKVDPYLIAEVDDARGQPLQKSQPVVAGGTAPRTIEGRNAYVMNSLLHSVATAGTGAGTNALGRNDLQGKTGTTNDAKDGWFAGYQQSLVAVAWMGFDQPKSLGSREFGAQLALPIWVNYMRTALNGVPEQQMPMPDGLTTIDGELYYADRTPGNGFVANVDINPAENAISANDALGSAGAAGLAPPPVTPQEKQQIMDMFENK; this is translated from the coding sequence ATGCCAATTATCAAACGACCGCCTTCTTCTTCCGACAGGAACGAACCCCACTACACGCTGCGCCGTTCGCCGTCCGGAGCCTATTACCCCGACGACGACCGCGACGACGGCCGCCGTGCGCAGCCGCGCAGCGGAGGTGACGGAGGGCGCCGCCGCACGTTCGGCTCGCGCGTCGCGCTGTGGTTCGTCGGCCTGTTCGCGACACTGGCGGTCGTCGGCGCGCTGATCGTCGGCTACGCGCTGGTCGTGATGGCGCCGCAACTGCCGTCGCTCGATGCGCTGACCAACTACCAGCCGAAGGTGCCGCTGCGCGTGTTCACCGCCGATCATGTGCTGATCGGCGAGTTCGGCGAGGAGCGCCGCAGCCTCGTGCGCTTCCAGGACATACCCGACGTGATGAAGAAGGCCGTGCTCGCGATCGAGGACTACCGCTTCTACGAGCACGGCGGCGTCGACTTCCTCGGCATCCTGCGCGCGGGCGTCGCCGACCTGATGCACGGCGGCGCGCGCCAGGGCGCGAGCACGATCACGATGCAGGTCGCGCGCAACTTCTTCCTGTCGAGCGAGAAGACCTACACGCGCAAGATCTACGAGATGCTGCTCGCGTACAAGATCGAGAAGGCCCTGACGAAGGACCAGATTCTCGAGCTGTACATGAACCAGATCTATCTCGGCCAGCGTTCGTACGGCTTCGCGGCCGCGGCGCGCGTGTATTTCGGCAAGGACCTGAAGGACATCACGCTCGCGGAAGCGGCGATGCTCGCGGGGCTGCCGAAGGCGCCGTCCGCGTACAACCCGGTCGTCAATCCGAAGCGCGCGAAGGTGCGTCAGGAATACATCCTGAAGCGCATGCTCGACATCGGCTACATCACGCAACCGCAGTACGACGAAGCGATCAAGGAAGAGATCCACGTGCGCACGCCGGGCAACCAGTACGCGGTGCACGGCGAGTACGTCGCCGAGATGGTGCGGCAGATGATGTACGAGCAATACAAGGACGAAACCTACACGCGCGGGCTGACCGTCACGACGACGATCAACTCGGCCGACCAGGAAGCCGCGTATCAGGCGGTGCGTCGCGGCATTCTCGACTACGAGCGCCGTCACGGCTATCGCGGCCCGGAAGCGTCGATCAACCTGCCGCCGGCCGGCGACGAGCGCGACGAGGCGATCGACGACGCGCTCGCCGATCACCCGGACAACGGCGACCTGCAGTCGGCGGTCGTGCTGTCCGCCTCGCCGAACGCGGTCGAGGTGCAGTTCGTCGGCGGGGCGACCACGACGATCGGCCCGGCCGGGCTGCGCTTCGTATCGGCCGCGCTCGGGCCTCGCGCGAACAACACGCTGCGCATCAAGCCGGGCTCGGTCGTGCGCGTGCTGAAGGACGGCAAGACGGGCTGGCAGGTCGTGCAGTTGCCGCAGGTCGAAGGTGCGCTCGTCGCGATCGCGCCGCAGGACGGCGCGATCCGCTCGCTCGTCGGCGGCTTCGACTTCAACAAGAGCAAGTTCAACCACGTGACGCAGGCATGGCGGCAGCCGGGCTCGTCGTTCAAGCCGTTCATCTATTCGGCGTCGCTCGACAAGGGGCTCGGGCCGGCGACGATGATCAACGACGCGCCGCTGTACTTCCCGCCGAGCGTGCCGGGCGGCACCGCATGGGAGCCGAAGGACGACGACCAGCCCGACGGCCCGATGACGATGCGCACCGGCCTGCAGCGTTCGAAGAACCTGGTATCGATCCGGATTCTCGCGTCGATCGGCACGCAGTATGCGCAGCAGTACGTGACGCAGCGCTTCGGCTTCGATCCGGCGAAGACGCCGCCTTACCTGCCGATGGCGCTCGGCGCGGGCCTCGTGACGCCGCTGCAGCTCGCGACCGGCTACGCGGTGTTCGCGAACGGCGGTTACAAGGTCGATCCGTACCTGATCGCCGAAGTCGACGACGCGCGCGGCCAGCCGTTGCAGAAGTCGCAGCCGGTGGTCGCGGGCGGCACGGCGCCGCGCACGATCGAAGGCCGCAACGCGTACGTGATGAACAGCCTGCTGCATTCGGTCGCGACGGCCGGCACGGGCGCGGGCACCAACGCGCTGGGCCGCAACGACCTGCAGGGCAAGACGGGTACCACGAACGACGCGAAGGACGGCTGGTTCGCCGGCTATCAGCAGTCGCTCGTCGCGGTCGCGTGGATGGGCTTCGACCAGCCGAAGAGCCTCGGTAGCCGCGAATTCGGCGCGCAGCTCGCGTTGCCGATCTGGGTGAACTACATGCGCACCGCGCTGAACGGCGTGCCCGAGCAGCAGATGCCGATGCCGGACGGCCTGACCACGATCGACGGCGAGCTGTACTACGCCGATCGCACGCCGGGTAACGGCTTCGTCGCGAACGTCGACATCAACCCGGCCGAGAACGCGATCAGCGCGAACGACGCACTCGGCTCGGCCGGCGCGGCCGGGCTGGCGCCGCCGCCCGTCACGCCGCAGGAGAAACAGCAGATCATGGACATGTTCGAGAACAAGTGA
- a CDS encoding PspA/IM30 family protein, producing the protein MSLFDSISRTIKGLLNDAADSVQDPSRDARQIVRELDDSIGRAENSLIEIEAQVATQRSKRDAADDKVRKYEDGAKRALQGGDEALAREALAAQANAEAERDALAAELTTLEPSVEKLKGQIADMRQRRNDLNARSNILQAKQEIAQAKDVAASALGGIGGKNLSEDFQKLEDKVALQNARSDARLNSADTSSGKALDDKLAALNKGPSVEDRLAALKKQLDTPAQ; encoded by the coding sequence ATGTCGCTTTTCGACTCTATTTCGCGCACGATCAAAGGCCTGCTGAACGACGCGGCCGATTCGGTACAGGATCCGTCGCGCGACGCACGGCAGATCGTGCGGGAGCTCGACGACAGCATCGGCCGTGCCGAGAATTCGCTGATCGAGATCGAGGCACAGGTCGCGACCCAGCGCAGCAAGCGCGATGCGGCCGACGACAAGGTGAGGAAATACGAGGACGGCGCGAAGCGCGCGCTGCAGGGCGGCGACGAAGCGCTCGCCCGCGAGGCGCTCGCCGCGCAGGCGAACGCGGAAGCCGAGCGCGATGCGCTCGCGGCCGAGCTGACGACGCTCGAGCCGTCGGTCGAGAAGCTGAAGGGGCAGATCGCCGACATGCGTCAGCGCCGCAACGACCTGAATGCGCGCTCGAACATCCTGCAGGCCAAGCAGGAAATCGCGCAGGCGAAGGACGTGGCCGCCAGCGCGCTGGGCGGCATCGGCGGCAAGAACCTGTCCGAGGACTTCCAGAAGCTCGAGGACAAGGTCGCGCTGCAGAACGCACGCTCGGACGCGCGCCTGAATTCGGCCGACACGTCGAGCGGCAAGGCGCTCGACGACAAGCTCGCCGCGTTGAACAAGGGCCCGTCGGTCGAGGATCGCCTCGCCGCGCTGAAGAAGCAGCTCGATACGCCCGCGCAGTAA